CCTGGACACTGGATGCCGTGCGGGCAATGACGCCGAAGAAGGCGAAGATCCAGCTGATCGCCCAGGAACAGCCGATAACCAGCACCGAAGCAAGTGCAACACCGCCCAACCCGCCTTCAGGCCGCAGGCCCATGAGATAACCCATCACGAAGGTCAATACCGTTGCGATGGTATAACGGATGGTGTCGGCCAGCAGCGCACCCGCCAGCGGGGCAATCCGGGCAATCGGCAGCGACTTGAAGCGGTCGAATACCCCCTTCTCCATATCCTCCCGCAGCTGGACGCCGGTGACGATTGAGGTGGTAATTACGGTCTGTACGAGAATTCCGGGGATGATGACCGGGAGATAGCTGGCGACATCCCCGGCGATTGCGCCGCCGAAGATATACGTGAACATTAGCGTGAACAGGATCGGCTGGAAGGTTACATCGAACAATTGCTCAGGTGTCCGCCGGATGCGGAGCAGGCCCCGGTAGGCCATCGTCAAAGAATTGCGTACCGCCTGGCCGAAGCTGGCCCGATGGCTCAGATTACGTTCTGCCCCCGGCTTCAATATAGTACTCATGCCAGCACACCCTCCTTTTTCTTTGCCTGATCTGTAATCTGTTCCGTATTCTCCTCTGTCTTCACGCCGTGACCTGTCAGGGTCAGGAAGACTTCATCCAGCGTCGGCTTCTGCACACTCATCTCCAGCAGCGGAATTCCGGCATCGCGAAACGCAAGCAGCAAGTCGGTTACCCGGTCTACATTGCCCATCGGCGCAATAATCTTGGCCGCTTCAGCCGACAGATTCGACCGGACCTGGAGCACCTGCTCGATCATCCGGCGGGCCTCCGCCATGTCCTGCGGATTCGCCACCTTCAGATGCAGCGTAGAATGGCCGACCGAACCCTTCAGCTCATCAACCGTCCCCTCCGCAACCACCTTGCCGGTATCAATCACGGCAATCCGGTCAGCCAACTGGTCCGCCTCTTCAAGATATTGTGTCGTCAACAAGACGGTTGATCCGGTCTTCACCAGCCGGCGGATCGTCTCCCACATCTGGTTGCGTGTACGCGGGTCAAGTCCCGTAGTCGGCTCATCCAGAAAAATCAGCGGCGGCTGCGCAATCAGACTGGCCGCCAGGTCCAGCCGCCGGCGCATCCCGCCCGAGAAATTCTTCAGCGGGCGCTTGGCCGCGTCCGCCAAGCCGAATTCCTCAAGCAGCTCTGCCGCCTTGCTTCGCGCCTCCGCCCGCCCCAGTCCGTTCAGCCGGGAGAAGATCACCAGGTTCTCTGTCGCACTCAGCGACTCATCCACTGAGGCATATTGGCCGGTGACTCCGATCAGCTGGCGCACGATATGCGGTTCCTTGACCACATCATGCCCGAAGATCCGCGCTGAGCCTGCATCCGGCCGCAGCAGGGTGGCCAGCATCCGGATGACGGTCGTCTTCCCCGCCCCGTTTGGACCCAGGACGCCATAGATCATTCCTGTGCCTACCTTGAGATTGACTCCATCGACGGCGCGGTGGGTGCCGAAGATTTTGGCCAGGCCTTGGGCTTCAATAGCATAGGTGCCGCCCGGCTGCGCTGTTTGTGTGTACTTCATACTGCATTCCTCCTAGAGCAACGGTTTGTATTAGGATGGTAACCGACTTGTTTAAACTGAATATAAACTTACAGCTGCTCCGTCCGGTTGCTGCTCCCACCCCTTATTCAAACAGAAATCCGATCCCTTGGGATCGGACTGGAGATGTACGCTCGCAGGCGTATGCAGTATGTTGTGTATATTTATTCATTTATCTGTAATCAATATTCAAACGCCTGCCATGCCTGGACCATGCGCTTATCCGCGTTTCACTTCCCGCACCGGAATCCAGATCTCACTCCGGTAATCAGGTGAAGTAGTGTCCTTGCTCTCATTCCACAGGATTTCCGGGCCCTCCACCAACTCGTAACTTGAAGACGGGAACCACTCCGAATAGATCCGGCCCCAGATGTTCTGGAGCGTGTCCGGGAAGGGCCCTACCGCTTCAAACACAGCCCAGGTCAACGCAGGGACCTCAAGCACAGCATAGGACGGAGGACATTCCTGCGTGGTCGCCACTCCAATGTAGTGGTCCAGCTCCCCCTGCTCCTGCATCCGCCCCGCGGAGAAATTCACCGATGCGCTGATCATGCCGGCCGGAGAGATATTAGACAGCTGCTTCAGCTCCGTAATCATCTCCATGCTCAGACTCTGCCACATCGCAGTGATCTCCGGGTTTACCCCGTTGAACTGGATCGGTACTCTTTTCTTCAGACCAACAATGCGGAAAGCCTCTTTCTCTTCCATACGGTAATTCATTTCACTGCCTCCTCTGATCGTTAACTGAAAGGTCATCCGAGGAAAGGATTTCAGCGGAGTCCCCATGCTTCTGGCTTCAGACGGCGTGACCCCATGAACCTGCTGGAACGCCTTGGTGAACGCATCCGGTGAGCTGTAGCCATACTCCAGGGCGATATCAATGATCCGCCGGCGGCTGCTTTGGAGCTTGAAGGCGGCCAGAGTAAGACGTCTGCGGCGGATATATTCGGACAGCGGGATACCCGCCAGAAAGGAGAACATCCGCGTAAAGTGATACTCCGAGCATAACGCGCGCCGGGCAGCCTCACGGACATCCACCTCATCCTCCAGATGATCTTCAATATAAGCGAGCGCTGCGTTCATATTTTCGATAGGATTCATATCTGTCCTCCTTTCCTCATAACCAGAGTAACAGGGATACCGAAGCCGGATCCGACAGTTGGTGCACCAGATTAACGGATGCTCACAGACAATCAGCGGCGATTGGGGGATAATGAGACATATGCAATAGTTAAAAGCCACCGGTCCAGGTTTAGAATAAGGAGGCGGAAATGAAGCTGCTACCTAACTGCATCACACTTAGCCGGATTGGGCTGGCCTTGCTGCTGCTCTGTTTCGAGCCGCTCGGCCCGGCCTTCACGCTCGTCTACATGCTGTGCGGCATCACTGATATGCTGGACGGCCCCATTGCCCGTAAGACAGGAACAGTAACCCGCCTCGGCGCCAAGCTCGATTCCGCAGCTGACATGACGCTGGCAGGCACTGCCCTCTATACTCTGTATCCATTCCTGGGGCTAACCCTTGGCCTCGGCCTGTGGGTGCTGGTGATCGCCATGATCCGGCTCGCTTCCATCCTGACAGCAATGTGCAAATTCAGAACCTACGGCAGCATCCATACCTACGGCAACAAGCTGGCCGGACTCCTTTTATTCCTGACACCCTTGCTGCTTCCTTATGTCAATCTGGAGGGTTGGACCATAGTGGTCTGCACCATTGCCACTTTATCCGCGATGGAGGAACTCATCCTGCTTCTGATCTCTAAGGAGCTGCAGTTGAACCGCAAGGGGCTGTACATGCACCAGAAACGAAGCTCTTGACGGGACAGCATTCTTATTCCGCGGCTTGCCCTTCGTTCACTGTCTGCTGCTGCGCAGAGTCTGAGGAATTCAACAGCACCAGCCCCCCGATGATGATCAGCAGACTGAGGCCGGTCAGCAGGTTGAAC
This region of Paenibacillus sp. FSL K6-1096 genomic DNA includes:
- a CDS encoding ABC transporter permease; the protein is MSTILKPGAERNLSHRASFGQAVRNSLTMAYRGLLRIRRTPEQLFDVTFQPILFTLMFTYIFGGAIAGDVASYLPVIIPGILVQTVITTSIVTGVQLREDMEKGVFDRFKSLPIARIAPLAGALLADTIRYTIATVLTFVMGYLMGLRPEGGLGGVALASVLVIGCSWAISWIFAFFGVIARTASSVQGISMIVLFPLTFLSNAFVPVDTMPKWLQWFVNANPVSHLVSAVRELVNQGTAGSDLIYSLVGAIVIVAIFAPITVRAYMRRT
- a CDS encoding ATP-binding cassette domain-containing protein, which codes for MKYTQTAQPGGTYAIEAQGLAKIFGTHRAVDGVNLKVGTGMIYGVLGPNGAGKTTVIRMLATLLRPDAGSARIFGHDVVKEPHIVRQLIGVTGQYASVDESLSATENLVIFSRLNGLGRAEARSKAAELLEEFGLADAAKRPLKNFSGGMRRRLDLAASLIAQPPLIFLDEPTTGLDPRTRNQMWETIRRLVKTGSTVLLTTQYLEEADQLADRIAVIDTGKVVAEGTVDELKGSVGHSTLHLKVANPQDMAEARRMIEQVLQVRSNLSAEAAKIIAPMGNVDRVTDLLLAFRDAGIPLLEMSVQKPTLDEVFLTLTGHGVKTEENTEQITDQAKKKEGVLA
- a CDS encoding AraC family transcriptional regulator, giving the protein MNPIENMNAALAYIEDHLEDEVDVREAARRALCSEYHFTRMFSFLAGIPLSEYIRRRRLTLAAFKLQSSRRRIIDIALEYGYSSPDAFTKAFQQVHGVTPSEARSMGTPLKSFPRMTFQLTIRGGSEMNYRMEEKEAFRIVGLKKRVPIQFNGVNPEITAMWQSLSMEMITELKQLSNISPAGMISASVNFSAGRMQEQGELDHYIGVATTQECPPSYAVLEVPALTWAVFEAVGPFPDTLQNIWGRIYSEWFPSSSYELVEGPEILWNESKDTTSPDYRSEIWIPVREVKRG
- a CDS encoding CDP-alcohol phosphatidyltransferase family protein translates to MKLLPNCITLSRIGLALLLLCFEPLGPAFTLVYMLCGITDMLDGPIARKTGTVTRLGAKLDSAADMTLAGTALYTLYPFLGLTLGLGLWVLVIAMIRLASILTAMCKFRTYGSIHTYGNKLAGLLLFLTPLLLPYVNLEGWTIVVCTIATLSAMEELILLLISKELQLNRKGLYMHQKRSS